In candidate division KSB1 bacterium, the DNA window CAAAAAACGCTCTCACAATCTAACCTTATTCGTTAGGTGGTTTTTAACCATAACTTATAGTTTTTATGTAATTAATTTAAAAAGGGCGGTGCTTCTTTTTCTCTTTTTCTAATTCTCAGATAGAGCATCAAATTCTTTTTTCTTATTTTCAAACCAATCTTTCATCGCTTCTGGTTTTTTCATAAGTTCTTGCATTTCATTCATTGCTTTAAGATGCGCTTCATCTTTCTTTTGAAACATTTCCATACCATGTTGTTTGCTCATTTCTGCAATCTCTTCAAAAGAGTTAGCATGAAATTCTTTATCGCATGCCCCTCCGAGTTGTTTGCAATTCATTGTTTTCATATTTTTCTCCATTGTTTAATTTTAATACACCTAACGACGGCGTGAGCCGCGAAGACGACAGCGTACGTAACTTGCTGTTTCAAAAGAACCTCCGAGGGCGCGGAACCGCCTTT includes these proteins:
- a CDS encoding DUF1059 domain-containing protein, which produces MKTMNCKQLGGACDKEFHANSFEEIAEMSKQHGMEMFQKKDEAHLKAMNEMQELMKKPEAMKDWFENKKKEFDALSEN